The following is a genomic window from Moorella sp. Hama-1.
GGGTAGCGGCCACCTGGCTGACACCCCCGTTTTTGCCTGGAAATTTGGCGCTGCCCTCACTGGGCTGGTAGGATTCTGCGTTATGGGTGTTGTATATAGCTACCAGGGGGTTTTTAGCGCTGGGAGTCTCAATCTCTGCCGGCGCCGGGGGTGGGCTTTCATCCACCGGCGGTTCCGGCAGGGTATACTCTTCCTCCGTGGTCAGGAGGCTGGGGGCACCGCCCTGACCAGGCAAGACCACCAGGGGGGAGGCCAGGACCTGCAGGGCGGTAGATATAGCTGCCCCGGGGGTCTTCTGGAGGGGTTCACCCCCTTGCAGGGCCAGGGAGGGTAACCCCTCCCGCAGCATACCCTCCAGCAGGGGCGTGGGCAACCAGGCAGACGAGCCGGCCAGCACCTGGCGGCCGGCCCGGATCAACTGCCAGGACCCGGCGGCCAGTCCAATAATCATTAACCCGGCCAGGAGCATCCGGCCGAGGAAAGCCCCTAAGGCCCGGGCCTGCCAGCGGGTAATTACCTGGATACGCACCTCAACGCCCCCTCGCTGCTAGCCATTTTATTCCTAAAGGGGACAATTTAGACCTGAGGAGGCACCCATCGTCAAATGAACGTCGAACAACTCAAGGACCTACTGCTAGCTTATAAAAACGGTCGGGCCGGCCTGGAGACAGTCATGGAGCATTTAAAAAACCTGGGGGACGAAGACCTGGGCTTTGCCAAGGTAGACCACCACCGCGCCCTGCGGAATGGCTTCCCGGAGGCCATCTTCGGCCAGGGCAAGACCAGGGAGCAGGTCGTAGCTATAGCCTGTCACCTGGCGGCCGCAGGCTCTACGGTGCTGGTGACCCGGACGGATCGGGAGACCTACCAGGAAGTGGCCGCCCGCCTGCCGGCAGCTGTTTTTAACGAACTGGCCCGGACCATTGTCGTCGACCGGGGCGAGATCAAACCCACCGGCGGCCGGGTGGCCGTCTTGAGCGCCGGCACCGCCGACCTGCCGGTAGCCGAAGAGGCGGCCGTTACGGCCACGGTGATGGGCAACGAGGTCGAGCGGGTCTACGACGTTGGGGTCGCCGGCATCCACCGCCTCCTGGGCCGGGTGGACCTGGTACGCCGGGCTGATGTGGTGATTGTCGTCGCCGGGATGGAAGGCGCCCTGGCCAGCGTTGTTGCCGGCCTGGTCGACCGGCCGGTCATTGCCGTACCCACCAGTATCGGCTATGGCGCCAGTTTCGGCGGCCTGGCCGCCCTTTTGACCATGCTCAACAGCTGCGCCAGCGGCATCGGCGTCGTCAATATCGATAACGGCTTCGGTGCCGCTGCCCTGGCCACCACCATCACCAGGCTAAAGAGGTTCCGGCCTGAAAAAGATTAACTGGGCGACCAAGAACTGTATAAAACACCTCCTTGCTGGGCAATGCTATAGCCGGATGGAAGGAGGTGAAGAAGATGACCAATTGGGTAGGTGCGGTAGTACGTTTCGTCGTTTCGGCCCTGGTTTTAATGCTGGTAGGCTTCATCCTCCCCGGCATCAGGGTGGCAGGATTTACCGGCGCCCTCATTGCGGCCGTAGTCATTGCTGCTCTGGGCTGGGCAATTGAAGCCGTCCTCGGTAAAAAGATATCGCCCCACGGTCGCGGCATCGTCGGTTTTATTGTTGCCGCCATTGTCATCTATGTCGCCCAGTTTATTATCCCCGCGTACTTAAGCGTCAATATTCTGGGCGCCCTGCTGGCAGCCCTGGTGATCGGGATAATCGACGCCTTTGTTCCCACCGAATTACGTTAAGTGGAGCCAGCTGGCGGGCCGGGCTTTTAGCCCGGCCCGCTTTCTGTTATAATGATGCCAGTTGACGGGGGAGGAACAAGATTACCTGTGGCACAAAAAAATATCCGTAATTTCAGCATCATCGCCCATATCGACCACGGCAAGTCGACCCTGGCCGACCGCCTCCTGGAATACACCGGCGCCCTGAGCCGGCGGGAGATGGTCGACCAGGTATTGGATACCATGGACCTGGAACGGGAGCGGGGTATTACCATCAAGCTCCAGGCCGTGCGCCTGCGCTATCAGGCCCGGGACGGGCAGGAGTATGTCTTGAACCTCATTGATACCCCGGGCCATGTCGACTTCACCTACGAGGTCTCCCGCAGCCTGGCGGCCTGCGAAGGCGCCCTGCTGGTAGTCGACGCCGCCCAGGGGATCGAAGCCCAGACCCTGGCCAATGTCTACCTGGCCCTGGAGCATAACCTGGAGATCATCCCGGTGATCAATAAAATCGACCTGCCCAGCGCCGAGCCGGAGCGGGTGCGGCGGGAGATTGAAGAAGTCATCGGCCTGGACGCCAGCGAAGCCATCCTGGCCTCGGCCAAGACCGGCCAGGGGACGGAGGAGATCCTGGAGGCCATTATCCGCCGGATACCGCCGCCCCGGGGCGACCAGGAGGCGCCCCTGCAGGCCCTGATCTTTGATTCCATCTTTGATAGTTACCGGGGCGCCATTCCCTATTTCCGGGTGGTCCAGGGCGAGGTCCGCAAGGGGGACCGGATTCGCTTTATGGCCACCGGCGCCGAGTTCGAGGTCAACGAGGTGGGTGTCTTCACCCCGGCACCGCGGCCGGTGGCGTCCCTGGCGGCCGGGGAAGTGGGCTTCCTGGCTGCCAGTATTAAGAACGTCAAGGATACCCGGGTGGGCGACACCATCACCAGCGTTGACCACCCGGCCCGGGAACCCTTGCCCGGCTACCGCCGGGTCATGCCCATGGTTTATTGCGGCCTCTTCCCGGTAGAATCCGAAAGCTACGACGACCTCCGGGACGCCCTGGAAAAACTCCAGCTCAATGACGCCTCCCTAACCTTTGAGAAGGAGACCTCGGTAGCCCTGGGCTTCGGCTTTCGCTGCGGCTTTTTGGGCCTGCTGCACATGGAGATCGTCCAGGAACGCCTGGAGCGGGAGTACGGCCTGGAACTCATCACCACCGCCCCCAACGTGGTCTACCGGGTGGTGGGCACTGACGGCAGCGTAATCATGATCGACAACCCTACGGCCCTGCCGGCGCCGACCCTCATTGACCACATTGAGGAGCCCTTTGTCGAGGCCACCATCATGACGCCCAAAGACTTCGTCGGCCCGGTCATGGAGCTCTGCCAGGAAAAACGGGGCAGCTTTCTCAACCTGGATTACCTCTCCGAAAAGAGGGTGTCCTTGAAATACGACCTGCCCCTGGCGGAGATAATCTACGACTTCTTTGACCAGCTGAAAACCCGGACCCGGGGTTATGCCTCCCTGGATTATGCTTTAAAGGGTTACCTCCCCTCCGACCTGGTCAAGATGGATATCCTGGTCAATAATGAGGTAGTCGACGCCCTGTCCCTCATCACCCACCGCGACCAGGCCTACCAGCGCGGCCGCGCCCTGGTGGAATCCCTGCGCAAGCTGATCCCGCGCCAGCTCTTCGACGTGCCCATCCAGGCCGCCGTCGGCAGCCGCATCATCGCCCGGGAGACCATACCGGCCCTGCGGAAGAACGTCCTGGCCAAGTGCTACGGCGGTGACGTGACCCGGAAAAGAAAACTCCTGGAGAAGCAAAAGGAAGGCAAGAAGCGTATGAAGCAGGTGGGGACGGTGGATATTCCCCAGGAAGCCTTTATGGCCGTATTGAAGGCAGGCAAGTAACGGGTGGCAACGACCTGTATCGCGCTCTATATCCACATCCCCTTCTGCGCCCGCAAGTGTAATTACTGTGACTTCGTTTCCTACCCCGGCCAGACCCCGGAGGTAATGGCCGCTTACTGCCGCCACCTGGCAGAGGAGATGGAGCTGGCAGCCGGGACGTGGCAACCCGGCCCGGCGGCGACGATTTTCCTGGGCGGCGGCACCCCGACCCTCCTGCCGGCCGCCCGGCTGGCGGAAGTCCTGGAAGCCACAGAAAACTACTTCGGGCGGCAACCAGGAGGGGAGGTATCGGTAGAAGCCAACCCGGGCACCGTCACCCGGGAAAAACTGCGGGTCCTGCGGGCCGCCGGGGTCAATCGCCTTTCCCTGGGGGTCCAGTCCTTTGCCGATGACCTCCTAGCAGCCATGGGCCGCATCCACCGCCGGCAGGATATTTACCAGGCTTACGATCTGGCCCGGGGGGCCGGTTTTAAAAACATCAATCTTGATCTCATCTTCGGCCTGCCGGGCCAGACCCTGGCAGCCTGGCGGGCTACTTTAAAGGAAACTATTGCCCTCCGGCCCGAGCATATCGCCGTCTACGGGCTCCAGGTCGAGGAGAAGACGCCCTGGGGTCGCCTGGCGGCCGCCGGCCGGTTAGACCGCCCCGGTGAGGACCTGGAACTGGCTATGTACCAGGAGGCCCGGGCGGTCCTGGCGGCCGCCGGTTACCAGCAGTATGAGATATCTAACTTCGCCCGGCCGGGGTACCAGTGCCGCCATAACCTCACCTACTGGCAAAACCGGCCCTACTTGGGCCTGGGGGCGGCGGCGGCTTCTTCCTGGCAGGGACAGCACTGGCAGAACTATAGCGATCTGCAACAGTACGGTGCCGCCGTAGCTGCCGGTCGGCTCCCCCGGGCGGAGATAGAAACCCTGACCCGGCGCCAGCAGATGGGTGAGACCATGTTCCTGGGTCTGCGCCTCTTGGAGGGCGTCGACCTGGAAGTCTTCAGACAGCGTTTCGGGGCCGACGCCCGCCAGGTCTATGCCAGGGAGCTCGCCCGCCTGTACCGGGCCGGACTGGTCGAGGAAGGGGCCGGACGACTGCGGCTGACGGCCAGGGGTTTACCCCTGGCCAACGAAGTTTTCGTGGCCTTTGTCTAGAGGGCCTTACTTTTCCTTGACAAAACCCGAGGGGGGTGGTATGTTTTAGTTGAAGCTCTTAGCACTCGTAACATAGGAGTGCTAACAAGAAGGTGAAGATCATGCGGATGGATGCGCGGAAACAAAAGGTCCTGGCGGCTGTTATCCAGGACTATATCCTGACAGGTGAACCGGTGGGTTCCCGTACCATTGCCCGGCGCTACAACCTGGGTGTGAGTCCGGCCACCATCCGGAATGAGATGGCCGACCTGGAAGAGATGGGCTTGCTGGAACAACCCCATACCTCGGCCGGCCGGGTGCCTTCGGATTATGGTTATCGTTACTACGTCGATTGTCTGCTGCCGCCTGCCAGCTTAACGCCGGAGGAGGAAGAGTATGTCCGACGGCGCTATAACCAGAAAATGCTGGAGATCGAGCAGGTCCTGGCCGAGACAACCCGGCTCATCTCTGATATGACTTCTTATGCCGCCATCGCCCTGGGACCCGACCAGGGCCGGGCTTCCCTGGAGCAGGTCCAGGTCTTGCCCATCCAGGCGGTCAATAAAGCCCTGCTGGTCGCCATTACCAGTACCGGCGTCGTAGAACACCGGGTCTTTACCGTGCCCGAGAATGTAACCCCGGCGGATCTGGAGCGGATCTCGCGGGTTCTCAATGCCCGCCTGCAGGGCCGGGCCCTGGATGACCTGCGCCAGATGGTTCTGGGCGATATCTTTCGCGAACTGGCCCATCACCGGAACCTGGTCAACCTGGTTAAAGAATTGCTACAACAGATTCTATCCCTGGAGGGCGGGGAGAAGGTCTACCGGGATGGGACTCTCAATATCTTAAACCAACCGGAGTTTAAGGACCTAAAACGGGTACGAGGGATACTGTCTCTCCTGGACCAGGATGAAGCCCTGCGGCGTATTTTTATGACTATGCCGGCTAATGGTCTCACCGTCCGCATCGGCCAGGAAAACAAATTAGAGGGCATTGAAAACTGCAGTGTAGTGACGATTAGCTATGCTGTTGAAGGAAAGATCAAGGGCAAGGTAGGTCTGCTGGGGCCGACGCGGATGCAATATGCCCGGGCCATTTCGGTTCTCCGGTGTGTTGCTGATGCTTTATCCCAGACCCTGGAGCAGCTCTACCGGTAATGTCAAAGGTCACCTGCAACCGGCCGGTGCCATTGGGTGCTGGCTTTTTTTGCGAAAGGAGTGAAGGGCTGTTTGGATTTAAAATTCAAGGATCAGAAACTGCAGGAACTGCAGAAAATGAAGGCAGAGAAGCCCGGTCCGGGAAGGGAACCACAGCCGGGCGAACCCGGGGTCACCGGGGAGCACCCCGTACCGCCGACCTCTGAGCTGGAACAGGACGGAAACCAACCGGGATCCGGACCGGAAGGAGCTGCTGCTACGCCAGAGGAAGGGGAAGATACGGTCGGGGCGATCAGCAGGGAAGAATTAGACAGCCTGCGGGCGGAAGTGGCCAGCAAAACGGCGGCCCTGGCCGAATTACAGCAACGTTACCTGCGGTTGCAGGCGGATTTCGATAACTTCCGCAAGCGCACCCGCCGGGAACAGGAGGAATTAACCCGGCTGGCTGCCGCCCGCCTGATTACCGGCCTCCTGCCGGTGGTGGATAACCTGGAACGTGCCCTGGCGACAGCAGCGGACAGTAAAGGTGCAGGGCTGGCCGCGGGGGTAGAATTGATTCAGCGCCAGT
Proteins encoded in this region:
- the spoIIP gene encoding stage II sporulation protein P, translated to MRIQVITRWQARALGAFLGRMLLAGLMIIGLAAGSWQLIRAGRQVLAGSSAWLPTPLLEGMLREGLPSLALQGGEPLQKTPGAAISTALQVLASPLVVLPGQGGAPSLLTTEEEYTLPEPPVDESPPPAPAEIETPSAKNPLVAIYNTHNAESYQPSEGSAKFPGKNGGVSQVAATLADTLSKDYGIPVVRSTTIHDYPDFTRAYANSEKTLKRMLAANPSVLVALDVHRDAGIPEPPVTEIDNQKVARVLIIVGSDARLEHPNWRQNEAFARQLAKKMDELYPGLCLGVRVQEGRYNQHLLPRALLLEFGSDNNTLEEAERSARLVARVLAQVIKDIRKENPAR
- the larB gene encoding nickel pincer cofactor biosynthesis protein LarB — its product is MNVEQLKDLLLAYKNGRAGLETVMEHLKNLGDEDLGFAKVDHHRALRNGFPEAIFGQGKTREQVVAIACHLAAAGSTVLVTRTDRETYQEVAARLPAAVFNELARTIVVDRGEIKPTGGRVAVLSAGTADLPVAEEAAVTATVMGNEVERVYDVGVAGIHRLLGRVDLVRRADVVIVVAGMEGALASVVAGLVDRPVIAVPTSIGYGASFGGLAALLTMLNSCASGIGVVNIDNGFGAAALATTITRLKRFRPEKD
- a CDS encoding phage holin family protein, with translation MTNWVGAVVRFVVSALVLMLVGFILPGIRVAGFTGALIAAVVIAALGWAIEAVLGKKISPHGRGIVGFIVAAIVIYVAQFIIPAYLSVNILGALLAALVIGIIDAFVPTELR
- the lepA gene encoding translation elongation factor 4, coding for MPVDGGGTRLPVAQKNIRNFSIIAHIDHGKSTLADRLLEYTGALSRREMVDQVLDTMDLERERGITIKLQAVRLRYQARDGQEYVLNLIDTPGHVDFTYEVSRSLAACEGALLVVDAAQGIEAQTLANVYLALEHNLEIIPVINKIDLPSAEPERVRREIEEVIGLDASEAILASAKTGQGTEEILEAIIRRIPPPRGDQEAPLQALIFDSIFDSYRGAIPYFRVVQGEVRKGDRIRFMATGAEFEVNEVGVFTPAPRPVASLAAGEVGFLAASIKNVKDTRVGDTITSVDHPAREPLPGYRRVMPMVYCGLFPVESESYDDLRDALEKLQLNDASLTFEKETSVALGFGFRCGFLGLLHMEIVQERLEREYGLELITTAPNVVYRVVGTDGSVIMIDNPTALPAPTLIDHIEEPFVEATIMTPKDFVGPVMELCQEKRGSFLNLDYLSEKRVSLKYDLPLAEIIYDFFDQLKTRTRGYASLDYALKGYLPSDLVKMDILVNNEVVDALSLITHRDQAYQRGRALVESLRKLIPRQLFDVPIQAAVGSRIIARETIPALRKNVLAKCYGGDVTRKRKLLEKQKEGKKRMKQVGTVDIPQEAFMAVLKAGK
- the hemW gene encoding radical SAM family heme chaperone HemW, with the translated sequence MATTCIALYIHIPFCARKCNYCDFVSYPGQTPEVMAAYCRHLAEEMELAAGTWQPGPAATIFLGGGTPTLLPAARLAEVLEATENYFGRQPGGEVSVEANPGTVTREKLRVLRAAGVNRLSLGVQSFADDLLAAMGRIHRRQDIYQAYDLARGAGFKNINLDLIFGLPGQTLAAWRATLKETIALRPEHIAVYGLQVEEKTPWGRLAAAGRLDRPGEDLELAMYQEARAVLAAAGYQQYEISNFARPGYQCRHNLTYWQNRPYLGLGAAAASSWQGQHWQNYSDLQQYGAAVAAGRLPRAEIETLTRRQQMGETMFLGLRLLEGVDLEVFRQRFGADARQVYARELARLYRAGLVEEGAGRLRLTARGLPLANEVFVAFV
- the hrcA gene encoding heat-inducible transcriptional repressor HrcA, translating into MRMDARKQKVLAAVIQDYILTGEPVGSRTIARRYNLGVSPATIRNEMADLEEMGLLEQPHTSAGRVPSDYGYRYYVDCLLPPASLTPEEEEYVRRRYNQKMLEIEQVLAETTRLISDMTSYAAIALGPDQGRASLEQVQVLPIQAVNKALLVAITSTGVVEHRVFTVPENVTPADLERISRVLNARLQGRALDDLRQMVLGDIFRELAHHRNLVNLVKELLQQILSLEGGEKVYRDGTLNILNQPEFKDLKRVRGILSLLDQDEALRRIFMTMPANGLTVRIGQENKLEGIENCSVVTISYAVEGKIKGKVGLLGPTRMQYARAISVLRCVADALSQTLEQLYR
- the grpE gene encoding nucleotide exchange factor GrpE, translated to MDLKFKDQKLQELQKMKAEKPGPGREPQPGEPGVTGEHPVPPTSELEQDGNQPGSGPEGAAATPEEGEDTVGAISREELDSLRAEVASKTAALAELQQRYLRLQADFDNFRKRTRREQEELTRLAAARLITGLLPVVDNLERALATAADSKGAGLAAGVELIQRQLMTLLEQEGLTPVAAVGQPFNPELHEAVAREETGDPEQANLVVAEFRRGYTLHGKLLRPAMVKVAVAGATVKENGQEVDKNE